The DNA sequence GGAGCGTGGCCCGCATAAGCCGGGTGCTGCCGGAAAAGGGCTCCACACCCTCTATATATCGCCCCTCAAAGCGCTCGCAGTGGATGTGAAACGCAATCTTGAAATGCCGATTGCGGAAATGGGTCTGCCTGTAACGCTCGAAACTCGGACCGGCGACACGCCGCAAAACCGACGCCTGCGTCAACGCCACGAGCCGCCGGACATTCTCATGACCACGCCCGAACAGCTGGCACTCCTTCTCTCTTATGCAGATGCAGAGCGTATGTTCCGGAACCTCAAGTGCGTGATCCTGGATGAGCTCCACGCTATGGTGAACACAAAACGTGGTGATTTGCTGTCGCTTGACCTCGCGCGCCTGTCGACGCTGTCGCCCCGCCACAGACGGGTTGGTCTCTCAGCAACGGTCGCCGACCCGGACCAGTTGCGCCGCTTTCTGATCCCGCAGGTGGGCAATAAAACGCGAATGGCGGAGATTGTGCGCGGCGAAGCGGGTGCCACCCCCGATGTGTCCATCCTGGTGCCGGAAGAACGGGTTCCCTGGTCTGGCCATTCCGCAAAGCACGCCATCGATGCGGTCTATAACATCATCCGCGAAAACAAAACGGTTCTGGTGTTCGTAAACACCCGCAGTCAGGCTGAATTTGTGTTTCAGGAACTCTGGCGCGCGAATGATGATGCGCTACCTATTGCGCTTCATCACGGATCTCTCTCAGCGGAACAGCGCCGCAAGGTTGAAGCCGCCATGACGGCGGGCAGCCTGCGCGCCATTGTCTGCACGTCCACGCTCGACCTCGGCATTGACTGGGGGGATGTGGACCTCGTCATCAATTTGGGGGCGCCGAAAGGCGCTAGCCGCCTGCTTCAGCGCATCGGGCGGGCGAACCACCGGCTGAATGATCCAAGCCGCGCTTTGCTTGTCCCGGCCAACCGGTTTGAGGTGTTGGAATGCGAGGCAGCACGCACAGCCGCCATTGCGGGCGTGCATGACGGCATGAAGGAAAAGACAGGTAGCCTGGATGTCCTCGCCCAGCACATTTTTGGTACGGCCTGCAGCGGGCCGTTCGACACGGACCTCTTTTACGAAGAAGTGCGAAGTGCGGCACCTTATGCCATGCTCGACAGACCCACATTCGACCGTGTGGTCGACTTTGTGAGCACTGGCGGGTACGCGCTCAAAACCTATGACCGCTATCGCCGCCTTCGGCCCGTCGATCCCAATGGCAATGATCACCGCATGCGGCTGGCGCATCCAAGATTGGCACAGCAATACCGGATGAATGTGGGCACCATTGTTGAAGCGCCTATGCTTGATGTGCGTCTGGTGCGCCGGCGACCCGCTGCTGGCGCGTCACTTGGGCGCGGCGGCAGGCGGCTCGGGCAGATCGAAGAATATTTTATTGAGCAACTCGTACCGGGAGACACGTTTCTTTTCGCTGGAAAGGTCCTGCGCTTTGAGGGGCTGGTTGAAACCGAAGCGGTGGTGACCAGTACCAAGGACGAGAACCCTGCCATCCCGTCTTACTATGGCGGCAAGTTTCCCCTCTCAACCTACCTGGCATCCCAGGTGCGGCACATGTTGGCAACACCGGAAGACTGGCACAAGCTGCCCGACCAGGTGTCCGAATGGCTGCGCATACAGCAATGGCGCTCGGTCCTGCCGAAAGAAGGCGGACTTTTGGCAGAGACATTTCCCCGTGGCGATCGCTTTTACATGGTCTGCTATCCCTTTGAAGGACGCTTGGCTCATCAGACGCTCGGCATGCTGCTCACCAAACGCCTGGATCGCATGGGGGCGCGGCCTCTGGGCTTCATAGCCAGCGAATATGCACTGGCAATCTGGGGTCTCCGGGATATGGGAATGTTGGTCGAGCGCGGCCAGCTGTCCCTGGAAGAGCTCTTTGCTGAAGACATGTTGGGCGACGATCTGGAGACCTGGCTTGCGGAATCAAACCTCATGAAACGTACCTTCCGGACCTGCGCCATCATTGCAGGGCTCATTGAGCGACGATTTCCGGGGAAAGAGAAATCAGGTCGCCAGGTCACCTTCTCTTCGGACCTTATCTATGATGTGCTTAGAGAACACGAGCCGGACCATATCCTGTTGCAGGCCACTCATGACGATGCGGCAGCGGGGCTATTGGATGTGGCGCGAGTCTCGGACATGCTGGCCCGAATCAAGGGTAAGATAGAGCTGAAACGCCTGGAGCGGGTGTCGCCCTTGGCCGTGCCAGTCTTGCTTGATATCAGCAAGGAAGCGGTTTATGGCGATGCCAATGAAGCCTTGCTGGCTGAAGCAGCTGACGATCTGATTGAGGAAGCGA is a window from the Rhodobiaceae bacterium genome containing:
- the cshB gene encoding DEAD-box ATP-dependent RNA helicase CshB, yielding MDADDRLNLDLAAGAPGLPAIFDAWFRGRGWEPRPHQLELMQLGLQGRSSLLVAPTGGGKTLGGFLASLVELEERGPHKPGAAGKGLHTLYISPLKALAVDVKRNLEMPIAEMGLPVTLETRTGDTPQNRRLRQRHEPPDILMTTPEQLALLLSYADAERMFRNLKCVILDELHAMVNTKRGDLLSLDLARLSTLSPRHRRVGLSATVADPDQLRRFLIPQVGNKTRMAEIVRGEAGATPDVSILVPEERVPWSGHSAKHAIDAVYNIIRENKTVLVFVNTRSQAEFVFQELWRANDDALPIALHHGSLSAEQRRKVEAAMTAGSLRAIVCTSTLDLGIDWGDVDLVINLGAPKGASRLLQRIGRANHRLNDPSRALLVPANRFEVLECEAARTAAIAGVHDGMKEKTGSLDVLAQHIFGTACSGPFDTDLFYEEVRSAAPYAMLDRPTFDRVVDFVSTGGYALKTYDRYRRLRPVDPNGNDHRMRLAHPRLAQQYRMNVGTIVEAPMLDVRLVRRRPAAGASLGRGGRRLGQIEEYFIEQLVPGDTFLFAGKVLRFEGLVETEAVVTSTKDENPAIPSYYGGKFPLSTYLASQVRHMLATPEDWHKLPDQVSEWLRIQQWRSVLPKEGGLLAETFPRGDRFYMVCYPFEGRLAHQTLGMLLTKRLDRMGARPLGFIASEYALAIWGLRDMGMLVERGQLSLEELFAEDMLGDDLETWLAESNLMKRTFRTCAIIAGLIERRFPGKEKSGRQVTFSSDLIYDVLREHEPDHILLQATHDDAAAGLLDVARVSDMLARIKGKIELKRLERVSPLAVPVLLDISKEAVYGDANEALLAEAADDLIEEATRLV